A window from Nycticebus coucang isolate mNycCou1 chromosome X, mNycCou1.pri, whole genome shotgun sequence encodes these proteins:
- the IL13RA2 gene encoding interleukin-13 receptor subunit alpha-2 → MTLFCLDIRCLCIILTCTEFGYTLSSELEIKVHPPQDFQIVDPGYLGYLYLQWQPPLSTNDFEECTIEYELKYRNVDSKMWKTIITKNLFFKDGFDLNKGIEAKIHTLLPGQCANGSEVQSSWSEATYWISPQGNLETKIQDMDCVYYNWQYLFCSWKPGMGIHFDANYNLFYWYEGLDHALQCADYIKKDGKNIGCRFPNLESSDYTDFYICVNGSSESKPIRSSYFIIQLQNIVKPLPPDCLSLTMQNSYEIILKWSLPSGPIPENCFIYEIAFSEDDIAWVSTTVENEMYVMKTTNGSKQLCFLVRSKVNMYCSDDGIWSEWSDEYCWTGDMWRETLIFFLIPFGFVSLFVLLVTCVLLHKQKNLVKMVFYTRREVFFRQETIC, encoded by the exons ATGACTTTATTTTGTTTGGACATCAGATGCCTATGTATCATTCTTACTTGCACAGAATTTGGCTATACTTTGTCTTCGGAGCTTGAAATCAAAG ttcatCCTCCCCAAGATTTTCAGATAGTAGATCCTGGATATTTGGGTTATCTCTATTTGCAATGGCAACCACCACTGTCTACGAATGATTTTGAGGAATGCACAATAGAGTATGAATTAAAATACCGAAATGTTGATAGTAAAATGTGGAAG ACCATCATTACTAAGAATCTGTTTTTCAAAGATGGGTTTGATCTTAACAAGGGCATTGAAGCAAAGATACACACGCTTTTGCCTGGACAATGCGCAAATGGATCAGAAGTTCAAAGTTCATGGTCAGAAGCTACTTATTGGATATCACCGCAAG GAAATCTGGAAACTAAAATTCAGGATATGGATTGTGTATATTACAACTGGCAATATTTATTCTGTTCTTGGAAACCTGGCATGGGTATACATTTTGATGCTAATTACAACTTGTTTTACTg gTATGAGGGCTTGGATCATGCATTACAGTGTGCTGATTACATcaagaaagatggaaaaaatattggATGCAGGTTTCCCAATTTGGAGTCATCAGACTACACCGATTTTTATATCTGTGTTAATGGATCATCGGAATCCAAACCTATCAGATCCAGTTATTTCATTATTCAGCTTCAAAATATAG TTAAACCTTTGCCACCAGACTGTCTTAGTCTTACTATGCAGAATTCATATGAAATTATCCTGAAATGGAGCTTGCCAAGCGGACCCATTCCAGAAAACTGTTTCATTTATGAAATTGCATTCTCAGAAGATGATATTGCCTGGGTG aGTACCACAGTAGAAAATGAAATGTATGTCATGAAAACAACAAATGGAAGTAAACAATTATGCTTTTTAGTAAGAAGTAAAGTGAATATGTATTGCTCAGATGATGGAATTTGGAGTGAATGGAGTGATGAATATTGCTGGACAG GTGACATGTGGAGGGaaactttgatatttttcttgatACCATTCGGTTTTGTCTCATTATTTGTTTTGCTTGTAACTTGTGTGCTTTTGCATAAGCaaaaaaatttagtaaaaatG GTTTTTTATACGAGAAGGGAAGTTTTTTTTCGCCAAGAGACAATATGTTGA